In the genome of Aspergillus flavus chromosome 8, complete sequence, one region contains:
- a CDS encoding putative RNA helicase-like splicing factor: MDDLQSLELFSLVSRITSELQNHLGINDKTLAEFVIDQHLKCGSFSKFKETLDEMGAEFPQSLMESIDRLVLTMHPKYKTKKTDDADKAEGGDDMDVLDALEKKARVFKGLAVPDKAPQWDEDDYTDRKNSDEGDAKADAMDDTFAMLEGLAGKAREEKGHTTGEDRSSRKRSRSPGYDDYDRGRRRKDKYRSRSRSHSPRYRKRDDGVDEFGRTRSKYSSRDEHRDGRSERRQRRHDRSQDDHFRKPPPVELDDAPILYKVYDGRVTGVKDFGAFVNLSGVKGKVDGLVHVSAMQEGARVNHPSDLVSRGQPVKVKVISIQGSRIGLSMKEVDQVTGLDLIPQRRLASGANMERLDGTSANDRYGNLSSDVPVIEDSNGRPMKNRKRLTSPERWEIRQLIASGVASAADYPDLDEEYHATLTGEGTFEEEEDIDIEVRDEEPPFLAGQTKMSLELSPIRVVKAPDGSMNRAAMAGTNLAKERRDLRQQEAQDKAAEQAAGVDLNAQWQDPMAAPEDRKFAADLRTAQQPKPDDAVPEWKRVTMGKNQSLGKRTSMSIKQQRESLPVFKFRKQLLDAVRDNQLLIVVGDTGSGKTTQLTQYLAEAGYGNNGIIGCTQPRRVAAMSVAKRVAEEVGCKLGAEVGYTIRFEDCTSPETRIKYMTDGMLQREVLLDPDLKRYSVIMLDEAHERTIATDVLFGLLKKTIKRRPDLRLIVTSATLDAEKFSEYFNGCPIFSIPGRTFPVEIMYSKEPESDYLDAALITVMQIHLTEPSGDILVFLTGQEEIDTSCEILYERMKALGSSVPELVILPVYSALPSEMQSRIFEPAPPGGRKVIIATNIAETSITIDNIYYVIDPGFVKQNAYDPKLGMDSLVVTPISQAQAKQRAGRAGRTGPGKCFRLYTEAAYQSEMLPTTIPEIQRQNLSHTILMLKAMGINDLLHFDFMDPPPTNTMLTALEELYALSALDDEGLLTRLGRKMADFPMEPALAKVLIASVDMGCSEEVLTIVAMLSIQSVFYRPKEKQQQADQKKAKFHDPQGDHLTLLNVYNGWKNSKFNNAWCFENFIQARQIRRAQDVRQQLLGIMDRYHHRIVSCGRNTTKVRQALCTGFFRNAARKDPQEGYKTLVEGTPVYMHPSSALFGKPAEHVIYHTLVLTTKEYMHCTTAIEPKWLVEAAPTFFKVAPTDRLSKRKKAERIQPLHNRFAGEDDWRLSAQRRQGRGGGGGTWG; the protein is encoded by the coding sequence ATGGATGACCTCCAGTCTCTGGAGCTCTTTTCGCTCGTTTCGCGAATTACGAGCGAACTCCAGAACCACTTGGGTATCAATGACAAGACATTAGCGGAGTTCGTGATTGACCAGCATCTGAAATGCGGTTCATTTTCGAAATTCAAGGAGACCCTAGACGAGATGGGCGCGGAGTTCCCTCAGAGTTTGATGGAGAGTATTGACCGTCTGGTGCTCACTATGCACCCGAAATAtaagacgaagaagacggatGATGCCGACAAAGCGGAAGGGGGTGATGATATGGACGTACTCGATGCACTCGAAAAGAAGGCGCGCGTATTCAAAGGTCTAGCTGTTCCGGACAAGGCACCGCAGTGGGATGAGGACGACTACACGGATAGGAAAAATTCGGACGAAGGCGATGCCAAGGCCGATGCAATGGATGATACATTTGCGATGCTTGAAGGGCTAGCAGGAAAGGcccgagaagagaagggtcaCACGACAGGCGAGGACCGGAGTAGCAGGAAACGGAGCAGAAGCCCTGGTTACGATGACTACGATCGTGGACGTCGGCGCAAGGACAAATATCGTTCCCGATCGAGGTCACATAGCCCCCGTTATCGTAAGAGAGATGACGGCGTTGACGAATTCGGCCGTACGCGAAGCAAGTATTCCAGCCGCGATGAACATCGCGATGGTCGCAGCGAGCGGCGCCAGCGGCGGCATGACCGGAGCCAGGACGACCATTTTCGGAAACCACCCCCAGTTGAGCTAGATGATGCCCCGATACTGTACAAGGTCTACGATGGACGTGTCACTGGTGTGAAGGACTTCGGAGCCTTCGTGAATCTCTCAGGCGTCAAAGGCAAAGTGGATGGCCTGGTACACGTTTCTGCAATGCAAGAAGGAGCGCGAGTAAATCACCCTTCGGATTTGGTCTCCAGAGGTCAGCCGGTCAAAGTTAAGGTCATCAGTATACAAGGGTCTCGCATTGGACTTTCGATGAAGGAAGTCGACCAAGTGACTGGGCTTGATCTTATTCCTCAACGCCGACTGGCATCTGGCGCCAATATGGAACGCCTCGACGGGACTTCAGCTAATGACCGATATGGAAACTTGAGCTCGGACGTGCCTGTCATCGAGGATTCTAATGGAAGGCCTATGAAAAACCGAAAGCGTTTAACTTCACCAGAGCGGTGGGAAATTAGACAGCTGATCGCATCCGGTGTTGCGTCAGCGGCTGACTACCCCGATCTCGACGAGGAATACCATGCAACACTGACAGGCGAGGGCACCtttgaggaggaagaagatattgatattgaagTCCGAGATGAGGAGCCGCCCTTCTTGGCTGGTCAAACTAAGATGTCCCTGGAATTATCTCCTATCAGAGTTGTCAAGGCGCCAGATGGGTCTATGAACAGAGCAGCTATGGCGGGTACGAACTTGGCTAAAGAACGAAGAGACCTTCGTCAACAAGAGGCTCAGGATAAGGCTGCGGAACAAGCTGCAGGAGTTGATCTTAATGCACAATGGCAAGATCCAATGGCCGCGCCAGAAGACCGGAAATTTGCGGCTGATCTTCGAACGGCCCAACAACCTAAACCCGATGACGCTGTGCCTGAATGGAAAAGAGTTACAATGGGCAAGAATCAATCTCTTGGCAAGCGAACATCGATGTCTATTAAGCAACAACGCGAAAGTCTGCCGGTTTTCAAGTTCCGGAAGCAACTTCTTGATGCTGTTCGTGACAACCAGTTGTTGATTGTTGTTGGAGATACTGGTTCCGGAAAGACCACACAACTGACACAGTACTTAGCTGAGGCTGGTTATGGAAATAATGGCATTATCGGATGTACCCAACCAAGACGTGTGGCCGCAATGTCAGTCGCAAAACGTGTAGCTGAAGAAGTTGGCTGCAAGCTCGGTGCAGAGGTTGGATACACGATTCGTTTTGAAGACTGCACCAGCCCTGAGACACGAATCAAATACATGACTGACGGAATGCTTCAAAGAGAAGTCCTTCTAGACCCAGACTTGAAGAGGTACTCAGTCATCATGCTTGATGAGGCCCACGAGCGGACAATTGCTACAGACGTCCTTTTCGGATTGCTAAAAAAGACAATAAAGCGGAGACCTGATCTTCGACTTATTGTTACTTCAGCTACGTTAGATGCAGAGAAGTTCTCCGAGTATTTCAACGGTTGCCCCATTTTCTCGATCCCTGGACGTACATTCCCAGTCGAGATTATGTATTCAAAGGAGCCTGAGTCTGACTACCTGGATGCGGCTTTAATCACTGTCATGCAGATTCACTTAACGGAGCCTTCTGGtgatattcttgtttttctgaCGGGACAAGAAGAAATTGATACCTCATGTGAGATTTTGTACGAGCGAATGAAAGCGTTGGGTTCTTCTGTACCAGAGCTTGTTATCCTTCCTGTCTACTCTGCTCTTCCCAGTGAGATGCAGAGTAGGATTTTTGAACCTGCACCACCAGGAGGCAGGAAGGTAATCATTGCAACCAATATTGCCGAAACATCCATTACCATCGACAACATCTACTATGTCATTGATCCTGGCTTCGTGAAGCAAAATGCTTACGATCCGAAACTTGGTATGGACTCCTTGGTGGTCACTCCTATCTCGCAAGCGCAGGCCAAGCAACGAGCCGGTCGTGCTGGAAGAACAGGTCCAGGAAAGTGTTTTCGTCTGTATACCGAAGCAGCCTACCAATCGGAAATGTTGCCAACCACAATTCCCGAGATCCAGCGTCAAAATCTTTCACATACTATTCTTATGCTTAAAGCTATGGGTATCAATGATCTGCTCCACTTTGACTTCATGGACCCTCCTCCGACAAACACCATGCTTACTGCGCTGGAGGAACTTTATGCATTGTCTGCACTCGATGATGAAGGCCTTCTGACTCGTTTGGGTAGGAAGATGGCAGACTTCCCCATGGAACCAGCACTTGCCAAGGTCCTCATTGCGTCAGTCGACATGGGATGTTCCGAGGAAGTCCTTACCATCGTTGCCATGCTCTCTATCCAATCGGTCTTTTATAGACCTAAAGaaaagcagcagcaggcagatcaaaagaaagccaagttTCACGACCCACAAGGCGATCACTTGACCCTACTAAATGTGTACAACGGCTGGAAGAATTCAAAGTTCAACAATGCTTGGTGTTTCGAGAACTTCATACAGGCGCGTCAGATCCGCCGTGCTCAAGACGTGCGCCAGCAGCTTCTTGGTATCATGGACCGGTACCATCACCGCATCGTCTCATGTGGAAGGAACACAACTAAAGTACGTCAAGCACTATGCACCGGGTTCTTCAGAAATGCAGCGCGCAAGGACCCCCAAGAAGGATACAAAACACTTGTTGAGGGTACACCCGTCTATATGCACCCCAGTTCTGCGTTGTTTGGCAAGCCGGCTGAACACGTCATTTATCACACATTGGTCCTTACGACGAAGGAATAC
- a CDS encoding ATP-dependent RNA helicase SUV3, with amino-acid sequence MQSWANRGSHCLSCAIQPLFRSGIRTFSTTSALQRSKRLQKSKKAQEAAQTKPDNSPARPSLRSATKNLRQNVTAPDFSIIVATLLKELKKELSQSSESALSGWQRFERYVMNACKLEDRATSGGFGTLRQVKTTLQKTYIQSGVRGLKNELEYLLYAEDVTSKYSTPNIEQQKKVADMRFPAEWYPQARSIQRTIHLHVGPTNSGKTYQALKKLEASKSGFYAGPLRLLAQEVYHRFQANGTTCSLVTGDDVKIPEGQAPTIVSNTVEMVNLGQPYDVGVIDEIQMIGDPKRGWAWTRAVLGARAKELHLCGEPRVVPLIRELAALTGDKLEIHRYERLNPLKVMDRSLRGDLKNLQKGDCLVAFSRVGIHALKADIEKVTGKRAAIVYGSLPAEIRTQQASLFNDPNNEYDYLVASDAIGMGLNLSCKRIIFETLVKRVPGGLVRLSVPEIKQIAGRAGRYRSAAQQQKKGKAAENDGTNVGYVTSLEEVDLPYIHQAMGIEPPPITAAGVFPPEPIFQRFAAYFPQSVPLEYIIKRLIDVSQVHPLFFMCDPRGQLDNAEVIDTVSGLRFEDQMTFMAAPMHTRDISSRDVACAFAQCVAEHTGGRLLDIPDLNLEILEEPVSGNKEYLHDLEILHKSVILYSWLSFRFGGVFTDRTLAAHVKELVEERMVRALTEFSANKKLRKDASLRRQIALQKQIQDHKRLLAEADLDAFEEEGEETVPIDLSAENDSLERVSPEAQAA; translated from the exons ATGCAGTCATGGGCGAATAGAGGCAGTCATTGCCTGTCATGCGCTATACAGCCTCTTTTCCGCTCGGGGATACGAACATTTTCCACCACATCAGCACTTCAGAGGTCGAAACGGCTgcaaaagtcaaagaaggCACAAGAGGCCGCACAGACTAAGCCTGACAAT TCTCCGGCTAGACCTTCCCTCCGTTCCGCTACGAAGAATTTAAGGCAAAATGTCACCGCACCGGACTTCTCAATCATCGTGGCGACTCTGCTGAAAGAGCTCAAGAAAGAACTATCACAGAGCTCTGAGTCGGCGTTATCTGGATGGCAGAGGTTTGAACGATATGTGATGAACGCATGCAAGTTGGAAGACCGAGCAACTAGTGGGGGGTTCGGCACTCTACGGCAAGTGAAGACCACATTACAAAAGACGTACATTCAATCTGGCGTTCGGGGCCTAAAGAATGAGTTGGAGTATCTTCTATACGCCGAGGATGTCACTTCGAAATACTCAACGCCCAATATAGAACAGCAGAAGAAAGTGGCGGATATGCGTTTTCCAGCAGAGTGGTATCCACAAGCGCGATCTATACAGCGGACAATACACCTGCACGTTGGGCCAACGAACTCGGGGAAAACGTATCAGGCATTAAAAAAGCTCGAGGCTAGTAAAAGTGGCTTCTATGCTGGGCCACTAAGACTACTTGCGCAGGAAGTATACCATCGGTTTCAGGCCAACGGAACTACGTGCAGTCTTGTCACTGGAGATGACGTCAAAATCCCTGAAGGCCAGGCACCGACTATTGTGAGCAATACAGTTGAGATGGTTAATCTAGGACAACCGTACGATGTAGGGGTCATTGATGAAATTCAAATGATTGGGGACCCCAAACGCGGATGGGCCTGGACTCGTGCTGTACTTGGTGCACGTGCTAAGGAACTTCATCTCTGTGGTGAGCCAAGGGTTGTACCTCTGATACGAGAGTTAGCAGCTCTTACAGGAGATAAGCTCGAAATTCATCGATATGAGCGACTAAACCCTCTGAAGGTTATGGACCGAAGTCTGAGGGGCGACCTAAAGAACCTGCAAAAGGGAGATTGCTTGGTCGCCTTTTCTCGTGTCGGAATTCACGCGCTCAAAGCAGATATTGAAAAGGTCACTGGGAAACGGGCGGCAATTGTGTATGGAAGCTTACCAGCTGAAATTCGGACTCAGCAAGCCAGTCTTTTCAATGACCCAAATAACGAATACGACTATCTGGTTGCTAGCGATGCCATTGGTATGGGTCTAAATTT GAGTTGCAAACGTATCATTTTCGAAACTCTCGTGAAGAGGGTGCCAGGTGGTCTTGTGAGGCTTTCCGTACCTGAAATCAAACAGATCGCAGGACGCGCTGGTCGTTACCGGTCGGCTGCACAACaacagaagaaaggaaaagctgCCGAGAATGACGGGACAAATGTCGGTTATGTAACATCCCTAGAAGAGGTGGATCTTCCCTACATTCACCAGGCCATGGGAATCGAGCCCCCTCCAATCACTGCGGCCGGCGTGTTCCCTCCGGAGCCTATTTTCCAGAGGTTTGCCGCATACTTCCCTCAGAGCGTTCCGTTGGAATACATCATTAAACGTCTTATCGATGTTTCCCAAGTCCAtcctttgttcttcatgTGTGATCCTCGGGGTCAGTTGGATAACGCCGAGGTTATAGACACTGTGAGCGGCTTGCGATTTGAAGACCAAATGACTTTCATGGCTGCGCCCATGCATACCCGGGACATCTCCTCGCGCGATGTTGCCTGTGCATTTGCGCAGTGTGTCGCCGAGCACACAGGCGGTCGCTTGCTGGACATACCAGACTTGAATTTGGAGATTTTAGAAGAGCCCGTGTCTGGAAACAAGGAATATTTGCATGACTTGGAGATATTGCACAAGTCTGTAATATTGTACTCGTGGCTCAGTTTCCGATTCGGTGGAGTCTTCACAGACAGAACTCTTGCCGCACACGTGAAGGAGCTAGTTGAAGAGAGAATGGTTAGGGCACTGACTGAGTTCTCTGCCAATAAGAAGCTGAGAAAGGACGCCTCGCTTCGCCGCCAGATCGCTCTGCAGAAACAGATTCAGGACCATAAACGGTTACTTGCTGAAGCAGATCTTGACGCTttcgaagaagagggtgAGGAAACAGTTCCAATTGATCTCTCGGCCGAAAACGACTCTCTAGAAAGGGTCAGCCCGGAGGCACAGGCTGCGTAA
- a CDS encoding vesicle trafficking protein (Sec1 family superfamily) encodes MNSSILNIQREIILNTIRYTAGNEWKVLVVDETSRKLIDNAVSEDDILNLNVTNVEQIEEKRKTNPMDALYILSPQSHIVDCLMADFERKRYKKAWLVWTSYLDPQQRTRLERSQMAQEQIAGFRVMSVDYFPRESRLVTFRDPWSFPVLFHPGCNHLIRGHLEGLAQKIVSLCVSLGEYPVIRYYKPRAPTHEASVMCSHLARFIQNELDQFAHFQKDFPPPSQRPRGVLMVVDRSMDVVAPLIHEFTYQSMVHDLLPIKDGDKVTYKTIINEGSHNEELKEMEISENDNVWVDYRHLHMKDVLGKLGEDFAKFRAANPQFAEENDKANVNTIKDMLAGLTEFQQGRDAYTLHLNMAQECMKHFQEHKLLEVSSVEQCLSTGLDENYKKAKNLASQLVQLLDDDAVDHQDRLRLLILYIMYRGGILGGDIRKLMAHAQLPPQDGDVISNLDLLGSRVEKQLKDEKPPVQPLFHRKPPSPAESDETSLSRYELNLKLMLEELVRGTLDPTAFPPTRPNTEAEGMGGPQDTLSQASLRSAKPTWARTRSATEQPRQRIIVFMAGGATYGEARSCYEVSQAFNKDVFLATSHMLSPGLFLKQLGDLSADRRRLDIPAERPKPTAPAHLFEKDPPPQPQPVPKKAPAPKLNPPAPPSAAMGAMSLGSNGAAPAPSSAKPHKEKKEKKHHHFFRRS; translated from the exons ATGAACTCCTCCATACTTAATATTCAACGCGAAA TCATTCTCAATACAATCCGGTATACGGCAGGGAATGAG TGGAAAGTCCTGGTTGTGGACGAGACCAGTCGGAAATTAATCGATAATGCTGTGAGCGAGGATGATATTCTCAACCTCAATGTTACCA ATGTCGAGCAGATCGAGGAAAAGCGGAAAACCAACCCTATGGATGCGCTGTATATCCTATCGCCCCAATCACATATTGTCGATTGCCTGATGGCCGACTTTGAGCGAAAGCGATACAAGAAGGCCTGGTTGGTTTGGACGTCAT ACCTCGACCCTCAACAGCGCACTAGACTAGAACGATCTCAAATGGCCCAAGAACAAATTGCCGGCTTCCGTGTTATGAGTGTCGACTACTTTCCGAGGGAATCGCGTCTTGTCACGTTCCGAGATCCGTGGAGTTTCCCCGTGTTGTTTCACCCCGGCTGCAACCACTTGATTCGCGGGCACCTGGAGGGGCTGGCACAGAAG ATTGTATCTCTTTGTGTGAGTTTAGGAGAGTATCCCGTGATTCGATACTATAAGCCTAGAGCGCCAACGCACGAAGCCAGTGTTATGTGCTCGCACCTTGCCCGATTTATTCAGAATGAACTAGATCAGTTTGCCCACTTTCAAAAGGACTTCCCGCCCCCTTCCCAGAGACCTCGAGGCGTTCTTATGGTGGTGGATCGCTCTATGGACGTTGTTGCTCCACTTATCCACGAATTTACGTACCAATCTATGGTGCATGACTTGCTACCGATAAAGGATGGCGACAAAGTCACTTACAAAACGATTATAAACGAAGGTAGCCACAATGAAGAACTTAAGGAGATGGAAATTTCCGAAAACGATAACGTCTGGGTTGACTACAGACATCTTCATATGAAAGATGTGCTTGGAAAATTGGGTGAAGACTTTGCCAAATTCAGAGCAGCCAACCCTCAATTTGCTGAAGA AAACGACAAAGCCAACGTGAACACAATCAAAGACATGCTAGCTGGTCTCACAGAGTTCCAACAGGGTAGGGACGCATATACGCTCCATCTTAACATGGCACAAGAATGCATGAAACACTTCCAGGAGCACAAGCTATTAGAAGTAAGCTCGGTTGAACAGTGCTTGTCCACTGGGCTGGATGAGAACTACAAAAAGGCAAAGAATTTGGCTTCACAGCTTGTTCAGCTacttgatgatgatgcagtGGACCATCAAGACAGACTTCGGCTTTTAATCCTCTACATCATGTACAGAGGGGGCATCCTGGGTGGAGATATCAGGAAGCTTATGGCGCACGCTCAACTCCCACCGCAGGATGGAGACGTTATTTCCAACCTCGATTTACTTGGTTCTAGAGTAGAGAAACAACTCAAAGATGAGAAACCACCTGTCCAGCCGCTGTTCCACAGAAAACCTCCATCGCCCGCAGAATCCGACGAAACTAGTTTGTCGAGATATGAATTGAACTTGAAGTTGATGCTCGAGGAGTTGGTTCGAGGAACTTTGGACCCGACGGCTTTCCCCCCCACCCGGCCCAACACTGAGGCAGAGGGCATGGGAGGGCCTCAGGATACCCTCTCACAAGCCTCTCTGCGGAGCGCCAAACCGACTTGGGCTCGGACCCGTTCAGCCACAGAGCAACCCCGACAACgcatcatcgtcttcatggCTGGCGGTGCAACGTATGGCGAAGCTCGTTCCTGCTACGAGGTCTCCCAAGCATTCAACAAGGATGTTTTCCTTGCGACGTCGCATATGCTAAGTCCTGGTTTGTTCTTAAAACAGCTCGGGGACCTCAGTGCCGACAGAAGGCGCCTAGACATCCCAGCCGAACGGCCAAAGCCAACGGCCCCAGCCCATTTGTTTGAAAAAGATCCCCCACCGCAGCCTCAGCCAGTGCCCAAGAAGGCTCCAGCCCCGAAGCTCAACCCTCCGGCGCCTCCTTCGGCAGCTATGGGCGCCATGTCCCTAGGATCCAATGGTGCAGCACCTGCACCAAGCAGCGCAAAGCCACataaggagaagaaagaaaagaagcaccATCACTTCTTTAGGCGGTCATAG